A section of the Virgibacillus sp. NKC19-3 genome encodes:
- a CDS encoding LLM class flavin-dependent oxidoreductase, translated as MTKQIHLNGFIQNSPSPHSMGLWKHELDQGTSHNRLAYWTETAQILERGKFDALFIADVLGTYSVYGNSHGAAARHAVQLPAHDPLIPISAMAAVTKNLGFAPTISATYAQPYSLARQLSTLDHLTEGRIAWNVVTSYLESEAVNLGLKTRLPKELRYDRADEFLNVVYKLWEHSWDNDAVVHDKENDTYADPDKVQLIDHEGEFFNVPGPHLVEPSPQRTPVLFQAGASPKGRDFAAKHAEAVFTKNHSLEALKAYVADIRKRTVEQGRRHEDVLVSQLILPIIGSTEEEAYRKYEDLTNHVSFEGTASLLSGHTGIDFSRYDPDQYIEDIETEAVQGNLDLYTKDPNKKWTLREAVKNHGLGNGTVKFIGTPEQIADQMEKWSKEGDVDGFTIAQAYSPDTYREFVDYVVPELQERGIYREEYEGKTLRENMFGKGNFHLPDNHPAKSVGIVQSE; from the coding sequence ATGACAAAACAAATACATTTGAATGGATTCATCCAAAATTCACCTTCTCCGCATTCCATGGGATTATGGAAACATGAGTTGGATCAGGGAACAAGCCATAACAGGTTAGCTTATTGGACAGAAACAGCCCAGATTTTGGAACGTGGAAAATTTGATGCGTTATTTATTGCCGATGTACTTGGCACATACAGTGTTTATGGAAACAGCCATGGTGCGGCTGCTCGGCATGCAGTCCAACTGCCAGCGCATGACCCGTTAATCCCAATTTCGGCGATGGCTGCTGTCACGAAAAATCTGGGTTTTGCGCCTACGATCTCTGCGACCTATGCACAACCTTATTCACTAGCGCGACAGTTATCAACGCTTGATCATTTAACTGAAGGCAGAATTGCGTGGAATGTGGTGACATCGTATCTGGAAAGCGAAGCAGTTAACCTTGGACTAAAGACTCGTCTGCCCAAGGAACTTCGCTACGACCGTGCGGACGAATTTTTGAATGTTGTTTATAAGTTATGGGAGCACAGCTGGGACAATGATGCAGTTGTTCATGATAAAGAAAATGATACCTATGCAGATCCGGATAAAGTACAGTTGATCGATCATGAAGGTGAATTTTTCAATGTGCCGGGTCCTCATTTAGTAGAACCGTCACCTCAGCGCACTCCGGTTCTTTTTCAAGCAGGGGCTTCTCCAAAGGGGAGAGACTTTGCTGCCAAACATGCCGAAGCGGTGTTTACCAAAAATCATTCATTGGAAGCTTTAAAAGCTTATGTTGCCGATATACGAAAGCGGACAGTGGAGCAGGGTAGGAGACATGAGGATGTACTTGTTTCTCAGTTGATTCTTCCAATTATCGGATCTACGGAAGAAGAGGCTTATCGAAAATATGAAGATTTGACCAATCATGTCAGCTTTGAGGGTACAGCTTCTCTTCTGTCTGGTCATACTGGAATTGATTTTTCCAGATATGATCCGGATCAGTACATTGAAGATATCGAGACAGAAGCGGTTCAGGGAAATTTAGATCTATATACGAAAGACCCGAATAAAAAGTGGACTCTACGAGAAGCTGTTAAAAATCATGGGCTCGGAAATGGTACCGTTAAATTTATTGGAACACCTGAGCAAATTGCGGATCAAATGGAGAAGTGGTCGAAAGAAGGAGATGTGGATGGGTTTACGATTGCTCAAGCTTATTCACCGGATACTTATCGTGAGTTTGTTGATTATGTAGTTCCTGAATTACAGGAACGTGGTATCTATCGGGAGGAATATGAAGGAAAGACCCTAAGAGAAAATATGTTTGGAAAGGGTAATTTCCATCTGCCGGATAATCATCCTGCGAAAAGCGTTGGCATAGTTCAGTCAGAATAA
- a CDS encoding carbohydrate-binding protein — protein MKGFIQVILAALFMIVPLNQVANAEETNCDVDKWLEESIYTEGDHVSFDGEIYEAKWWTQGEKPSDSGEWDVWTLAPECSNDGKESLSVWAEKDTYEVGDRVQHEGAIYEAKWWTQGENPESSGEWDVWEKVDQHDLRVMSFNIWTGGIDETVHAIEEADADIVGVQEEGGLLDQLADELGYYADYNQEIISRYPIIDVGHPDYVYVEVEPDEVVAVSNVHLLHDPYGPYDIRDGFTVDQVIGNERHHMMEMRSRFDSLTALQNEGVPVFLTGDFNVPSHHDWTEETKEENFNTVVEWPVSKQLETLGFRDSYREIHESPLEFPSYTWTPGYPPGNVNEDEVHDRIDFVYATGSSITTNSEVVGEVGPYSDIELDNWPSDHRSVVSTFTSTLVSAPEEEVATSQMEYEIGETIEVNFYVDDQPSEKDQVAIYPKGSDREEDPMLWAYTGSNSQEPGEVKNEGTIFFDEESVVSSEWPLPAGEYEAVFLAAGDEERATTSFKVLESSESASLNVEPKQKYGEPIKVEWEDATGFPYDWVGIYPIDESPDDTNSLQWQYLGGERQGSLFLDGSWGNTDVLEPGEYRIYMFENDGYSILASTEVTVVAE, from the coding sequence GTGAAAGGATTTATACAAGTAATTTTGGCAGCTCTTTTCATGATTGTGCCATTGAATCAAGTTGCCAATGCGGAAGAAACAAATTGTGATGTTGATAAGTGGTTGGAAGAAAGCATTTATACAGAAGGGGACCACGTTTCATTTGATGGGGAGATATATGAAGCCAAATGGTGGACCCAAGGTGAGAAACCGAGTGATTCCGGAGAATGGGATGTATGGACATTGGCCCCCGAATGCTCCAATGATGGGAAAGAAAGCCTGTCCGTTTGGGCAGAAAAAGACACATATGAAGTTGGAGATCGGGTTCAACATGAAGGTGCTATTTATGAAGCCAAGTGGTGGACACAAGGTGAAAATCCAGAAAGTTCCGGAGAATGGGATGTGTGGGAAAAAGTAGATCAGCATGACTTACGTGTGATGTCATTTAACATTTGGACTGGCGGTATAGATGAAACTGTCCATGCTATCGAAGAGGCAGATGCCGATATTGTTGGCGTTCAAGAAGAGGGAGGACTTTTGGATCAATTAGCGGATGAACTTGGTTATTACGCGGACTACAATCAAGAAATCATTAGTCGTTATCCGATTATTGATGTTGGTCACCCTGATTATGTTTATGTTGAAGTTGAACCGGATGAAGTGGTAGCGGTAAGCAATGTTCATTTATTGCATGATCCATATGGCCCTTATGACATAAGAGATGGATTCACAGTTGATCAGGTGATTGGTAATGAACGACACCATATGATGGAAATGCGGTCCCGTTTTGACTCATTAACAGCATTGCAAAACGAGGGTGTGCCGGTATTTCTAACAGGCGATTTCAATGTCCCTTCCCATCATGATTGGACCGAGGAGACAAAGGAAGAAAATTTCAATACGGTAGTTGAATGGCCTGTTTCGAAACAATTAGAGACGCTTGGTTTTCGGGATTCTTATCGTGAAATTCATGAAAGCCCTTTAGAATTTCCGAGTTATACGTGGACACCGGGATATCCCCCTGGGAATGTAAACGAGGATGAGGTTCATGATCGGATTGACTTTGTTTATGCGACTGGATCTTCTATTACAACGAATAGTGAAGTGGTGGGTGAGGTCGGACCATATTCTGATATTGAATTGGATAATTGGCCCTCTGATCATCGCTCTGTCGTCTCAACGTTTACTTCCACTTTAGTGTCTGCGCCAGAAGAGGAAGTAGCTACCTCACAAATGGAGTATGAGATCGGAGAAACCATTGAAGTGAATTTTTATGTAGACGATCAGCCTTCCGAGAAAGATCAAGTCGCTATCTATCCGAAAGGAAGCGATCGAGAGGAAGATCCTATGCTCTGGGCCTATACCGGTTCCAATAGTCAAGAACCCGGGGAGGTCAAAAACGAAGGTACAATCTTTTTTGACGAGGAATCTGTCGTCTCCAGTGAATGGCCACTTCCTGCTGGAGAATATGAAGCTGTATTTCTGGCTGCTGGAGATGAAGAAAGAGCAACAACTTCCTTTAAAGTATTGGAATCAAGTGAATCAGCAAGCTTAAATGTGGAACCTAAGCAAAAATACGGTGAACCAATTAAAGTAGAATGGGAAGATGCTACTGGTTTTCCATATGATTGGGTGGGAATTTACCCAATCGACGAGTCACCTGACGATACAAACTCCTTACAGTGGCAGTATCTAGGAGGAGAACGTCAAGGTTCACTGTTCTTGGATGGTAGCTGGGGAAATACAGATGTGCTTGAACCGGGAGAGTACCGTATTTATATGTTTGAAAATGATGGTTATAGCATTCTTGCATCTACTGAAGTTACAGTGGTTGCTGAATAA
- a CDS encoding lactate/malate family dehydrogenase — MKHKLAVVGIGHVGSYVLADAMKIGLFSEIVVIDQNKDIAFGEALDQSHATALPSMTNIDVYAGDYEDVKDANVIIIAAGPSIITTEENKKPDRAMLAEENGKNIREIMAGITQHTTEAIIIVITNPLVTMVYIAENEFNYPEGRVFGTGTMLDSARLRYVIGSNYNIAPNSVTGYMMGEHGLTAFPVFSRLNIHGFGEKELDAHFQGKEPLDRNVFSQKVVNGAYDVLNGKGWTNAGVAQAAITLAKAVLLNERSVYPVCTTLNGQYGYDGDIALSMPCIIGENGVEQQLEIELDEAEIKMLHESAAYIQQTMKIAGTGKR; from the coding sequence ATGAAACATAAACTTGCAGTAGTTGGCATTGGGCATGTAGGCTCTTATGTACTTGCCGATGCGATGAAAATCGGGTTGTTTTCAGAAATCGTGGTAATTGATCAAAATAAAGATATTGCATTTGGAGAGGCGTTGGACCAATCCCATGCCACCGCCCTTCCCTCCATGACAAACATTGATGTTTATGCTGGTGATTATGAAGATGTCAAGGATGCTAATGTGATTATTATTGCCGCAGGTCCGAGCATCATCACAACCGAAGAAAATAAAAAACCGGATCGGGCTATGCTTGCAGAAGAAAACGGAAAGAACATCCGTGAAATCATGGCAGGCATCACTCAACATACAACGGAAGCCATTATTATTGTCATCACGAACCCACTAGTTACAATGGTGTATATTGCTGAAAATGAATTTAATTACCCGGAAGGTCGTGTTTTTGGTACAGGAACGATGCTCGATTCTGCACGTTTGCGTTATGTAATAGGATCAAATTATAACATTGCCCCCAATAGTGTTACGGGATATATGATGGGAGAGCACGGGTTGACTGCATTTCCGGTTTTTAGCCGTCTGAATATCCATGGGTTTGGCGAAAAAGAATTGGACGCCCATTTCCAAGGGAAAGAACCCCTTGATCGAAACGTATTTAGTCAAAAAGTTGTTAACGGCGCGTATGATGTCCTAAATGGCAAAGGGTGGACCAATGCAGGGGTTGCTCAAGCAGCCATTACACTCGCAAAAGCCGTTTTGCTAAATGAACGCAGCGTTTATCCTGTGTGTACGACATTGAACGGACAATATGGGTATGATGGCGATATTGCACTAAGCATGCCATGCATCATAGGTGAGAACGGAGTGGAACAGCAATTGGAAATTGAATTAGATGAAGCGGAAATAAAAATGTTGCATGAATCTGCTGCTTATATCCAGCAGACAATGAAAATAGCAGGAACAGGAAAAAGGTAA
- a CDS encoding AAA family ATPase produces MKPLKLTLTAFGPYKHTEVIDFNDLEGNRLFVIAGNTGAGKTTIFDGICFALYGSASGQDRENSMMLRSDFADDDTHTSVELVFELKEHTYRVFRQLGHIKKGNKSKTGEQYAFFEIVEGRELPCVDRQIVSEIDKKIEALMGLTQDQFKQIVMLPQGEFRKLLTSQTENKEEILRRLFKTEPYKQISERLRTKKNHVEEEFHQAKQTRDNYIEHIRANLPMREESLLFQVLAESYYNENQIMNGLDGELRFYAEQMNTDQKKYEEAYKAHDQKQTEYHQAQALNERFEELSQKENQLKELRNQTSLYVQKEKQLEAATRASNIVPYEKQMNERHAEEKEKKKMLHETENAKKAADARVEKVQIIYQQEEAKQTEREENRRRIDRLEELLPIVKEIDVKKQQVQELKNKAKNAAYELQKLQTDIKNTKAKTQNDNERIKAMDRQVNQLPDKQQKLMDMREQAKVLIDFLELSDKQAKQKKEATRRKEAFEKQKDTYTTLEKAWLQDQAHVLASHLHDGEACPVCGSHEHPRKATSEAAVTTKEQLEAAKQVLDEKDELYRTAAADLNSTTARVKEKEREVASYSVSLDAASTTKDKIVEEGKRLKVEVDELQTIREKLATYKEDYEQAREVYEQLEAKEKQAENVYQQAKTTYEKEQAVYQERMQNIPEEVRVLTVLEQKIKEAQERKTQMEKAWEDAQTKLQQAKEEQTKVASNLVHVSRQVEETKAKRQKADQQFTHMLIDASFDGEQVYQQAKMREEDWQQLKDDIELFNQNRSTLQEQVTELKAALKDKHYVDLQGLQEQLNALKQAYEAAFKKWNQSKEYHREADALKASIMDANAQARETEKRLGVITDLYDVIRGQNDRKVSFERYLQIEYLEQIIDAANQRLRRLSNGQFFLSRSDRQESHGRQSGLTLDVYDAYTGQTRDVKTLSGGEKFNASLCLALGMSDVIQSFQGNISIETMFIDEGFGTLDEESLNKAIDALVDLQQSGRMIGVISHVQELKTIFPAVLEVSKTKEGSSRTRFVV; encoded by the coding sequence TTGAAACCACTTAAATTAACATTGACGGCATTTGGACCTTATAAACATACAGAAGTCATTGATTTTAATGATCTGGAGGGGAATCGGTTATTTGTAATTGCCGGGAATACGGGTGCTGGGAAGACAACGATTTTTGATGGGATTTGCTTTGCTTTGTATGGGTCAGCTAGTGGGCAAGATCGGGAAAATAGCATGATGCTTCGAAGTGATTTTGCAGATGATGATACACATACGTCGGTGGAACTTGTATTTGAATTAAAGGAACATACCTATCGCGTGTTTCGGCAGTTGGGACATATAAAAAAAGGGAATAAGTCAAAAACCGGAGAACAATATGCGTTTTTTGAAATAGTGGAAGGACGCGAGTTACCTTGTGTGGATCGCCAAATTGTTTCCGAGATTGATAAAAAAATAGAAGCGTTAATGGGGCTAACCCAAGATCAATTTAAGCAAATTGTCATGTTGCCACAAGGGGAATTTCGAAAACTATTAACTTCCCAAACGGAAAACAAGGAAGAAATTTTGCGCAGGCTTTTTAAAACAGAACCATACAAGCAAATCAGTGAGCGATTGCGAACAAAGAAAAACCATGTCGAAGAGGAGTTTCATCAAGCGAAACAAACGCGGGATAATTATATCGAACATATTCGCGCGAACCTTCCAATGCGGGAAGAATCGCTTCTTTTCCAGGTGTTAGCTGAGTCGTACTATAATGAAAATCAGATAATGAATGGATTGGATGGGGAACTTCGTTTTTATGCTGAACAAATGAACACGGATCAGAAAAAGTACGAAGAAGCATATAAAGCTCATGATCAAAAGCAGACCGAATACCACCAGGCGCAAGCACTAAACGAACGATTTGAAGAACTAAGCCAAAAAGAGAACCAGTTGAAAGAATTACGTAACCAGACATCTTTATACGTCCAGAAGGAAAAACAGCTTGAAGCTGCAACACGTGCAAGCAACATAGTGCCATATGAAAAACAAATGAACGAACGACATGCAGAAGAAAAAGAAAAGAAGAAGATGTTACATGAAACCGAAAATGCAAAGAAGGCAGCTGACGCACGAGTTGAAAAGGTCCAAATTATTTACCAACAGGAAGAAGCGAAGCAGACGGAAAGGGAAGAAAACCGCAGACGCATCGATCGCTTGGAGGAACTTTTACCAATCGTCAAAGAAATAGATGTGAAAAAACAACAGGTACAAGAGCTGAAGAACAAAGCGAAAAATGCTGCGTATGAACTGCAAAAGCTACAAACAGATATCAAAAATACAAAGGCTAAAACGCAAAACGATAATGAACGGATCAAAGCAATGGATCGACAAGTTAACCAATTGCCGGATAAGCAGCAAAAATTAATGGATATGCGCGAGCAAGCAAAAGTGCTGATTGATTTTCTGGAATTAAGCGATAAGCAAGCCAAGCAGAAGAAGGAGGCAACTCGCAGGAAGGAAGCTTTTGAAAAACAAAAGGATACCTATACAACATTGGAGAAAGCGTGGCTTCAAGATCAGGCTCATGTTCTAGCAAGCCACTTGCACGATGGGGAGGCTTGTCCTGTTTGCGGAAGTCACGAGCATCCCAGAAAAGCGACAAGTGAGGCAGCAGTCACAACAAAAGAACAACTTGAAGCAGCAAAGCAGGTTTTAGATGAAAAAGATGAGCTTTACCGAACAGCAGCAGCTGATTTAAATTCCACTACAGCACGAGTAAAGGAGAAAGAACGTGAAGTCGCTTCCTATTCTGTTTCGCTTGATGCGGCCTCAACAACGAAAGACAAGATCGTTGAAGAAGGAAAACGGCTCAAAGTAGAAGTAGATGAGCTCCAAACTATAAGAGAAAAGCTTGCTACATACAAGGAAGACTATGAACAGGCACGTGAAGTTTACGAGCAACTAGAAGCAAAAGAAAAACAGGCTGAGAACGTGTACCAACAAGCGAAAACAACTTATGAAAAAGAACAGGCTGTTTATCAGGAAAGAATGCAGAACATTCCAGAGGAAGTAAGGGTGTTAACTGTATTAGAACAAAAGATAAAAGAAGCGCAAGAGCGAAAAACGCAAATGGAAAAAGCTTGGGAAGATGCTCAAACCAAACTTCAGCAAGCGAAAGAGGAACAGACCAAAGTCGCAAGCAATCTAGTGCATGTAAGCAGACAAGTAGAAGAAACAAAAGCGAAACGACAAAAAGCAGATCAACAATTCACCCATATGTTAATCGATGCGTCTTTTGACGGCGAACAAGTGTACCAACAAGCGAAGATGCGGGAGGAAGATTGGCAACAGTTGAAGGATGATATCGAGCTTTTTAACCAAAATCGATCTACATTACAGGAACAGGTAACGGAATTAAAAGCGGCACTAAAAGATAAACATTATGTGGATTTACAAGGCTTGCAGGAACAATTGAATGCATTAAAACAAGCCTATGAAGCAGCGTTTAAAAAATGGAATCAGTCCAAAGAGTATCACCGGGAAGCGGACGCCTTGAAGGCAAGCATTATGGATGCAAATGCGCAAGCTCGAGAGACAGAAAAACGCTTAGGTGTCATTACGGATTTATATGACGTTATCAGAGGACAAAACGATCGGAAAGTTTCATTTGAGAGGTATTTGCAAATCGAATATTTAGAGCAGATTATTGATGCTGCTAATCAACGCCTGAGGCGCCTGTCCAATGGCCAATTCTTCTTAAGTCGAAGTGACCGTCAGGAATCTCACGGAAGACAGAGTGGGTTAACACTTGATGTCTATGATGCATATACGGGGCAAACGAGGGACGTCAAAACATTATCAGGCGGGGAAAAATTTAATGCTTCTCTATGTTTAGCACTCGGCATGTCGGATGTGATCCAAAGTTTTCAAGGGAATATTTCAATTGAAACCATGTTTATTGATGAAGGTTTTGGTACACTGGATGAGGAATCATTGAATAAGGCAATCGATGCATTGGTTGACCTGCAACAATCAGGTAGGATGATTGGGGTTATTTCCCATGTGCAAGAGCTAAAAACCATTTTTCCGGCAGTATTAGAGGTGAGTAAGACAAAAGAAGGGTCAAGTCGGACACGGTTTGTGGTGTGA
- a CDS encoding exonuclease SbcCD subunit D: MKLFHTADWHLGKLVQGVYMTEDQDYILRQFIQAIKEEKPDAVIVAGDLYDRAVPPTEAVQLLDEVLETIVLKLKTPILAVAGNHDSPSRLNFGSSIMQNNGFHIVGNFTKSLQPIRLNDTHGEVHFHLLPYCDPSTIRNVYEDEKIRTHNDATEKIVEHITEKMDPEARHVLVGHAFVTPYGEEEANTSESERPLAIGGSEYVDARHFSAFHYTALGHLHQAHFVSNETIRYAGSILKYSISEAHHQKGFHVVEMDEHGNVTTQKRHLTPIRDMRTVEASLEEILTHPVSEDYVFVRLTDEVPVLSPMEKIRSVYPNAMHVERKNFSLSRAAYGSETSVERTKMSDMELFQSFYKEVKGQEATEETSVIFKEVLDDLVRENHETEKADRAKVTNYPPVEAEGEKVH; encoded by the coding sequence GTGAAATTGTTTCATACGGCGGATTGGCATTTGGGGAAGCTTGTTCAGGGAGTATATATGACGGAAGATCAGGATTACATACTTCGTCAATTTATACAGGCGATAAAAGAGGAAAAGCCGGATGCTGTTATTGTCGCTGGGGATTTATACGACAGGGCAGTGCCGCCCACTGAGGCTGTGCAACTTCTGGATGAGGTGTTAGAGACGATTGTGTTGAAATTGAAAACTCCGATTCTTGCTGTTGCGGGCAATCATGACAGTCCGAGCAGGTTGAATTTCGGCAGTAGTATCATGCAAAACAATGGCTTCCATATTGTGGGGAATTTTACGAAGAGTTTACAGCCCATTCGTTTAAACGATACACATGGGGAAGTTCATTTTCACCTCCTTCCTTATTGTGATCCTAGCACTATCAGAAATGTTTATGAAGATGAGAAAATCCGCACCCATAATGATGCAACGGAAAAAATAGTGGAACATATTACAGAAAAAATGGATCCGGAAGCGCGTCATGTGCTTGTCGGACATGCCTTTGTTACGCCATATGGAGAAGAAGAGGCGAACACAAGTGAATCGGAACGGCCGCTCGCCATTGGTGGGTCGGAATATGTGGATGCGCGCCATTTTTCTGCCTTTCATTATACGGCGCTTGGCCATTTACATCAGGCACATTTTGTGTCTAATGAGACGATTCGCTATGCCGGGTCCATTTTAAAATATTCCATATCGGAAGCCCATCATCAAAAAGGATTTCATGTTGTGGAGATGGATGAACACGGAAATGTTACGACACAAAAACGTCATCTGACTCCGATTAGAGATATGCGAACGGTTGAGGCTTCCTTAGAGGAAATTCTCACACATCCGGTGAGTGAGGATTATGTGTTTGTTCGTCTAACAGATGAGGTGCCGGTTCTTTCACCGATGGAAAAAATAAGATCGGTTTATCCGAATGCGATGCACGTGGAACGCAAAAATTTTTCTCTCTCTAGGGCAGCTTATGGAAGCGAAACATCCGTCGAACGTACGAAAATGAGCGATATGGAGCTTTTTCAGTCCTTTTACAAAGAAGTGAAAGGGCAAGAAGCAACGGAAGAAACTAGCGTCATCTTCAAAGAAGTGCTGGATGATCTTGTCAGAGAAAATCATGAAACAGAAAAAGCGGATCGAGCAAAAGTTACCAATTACCCACCAGTAGAAGCGGAAGGAGAAAAAGTGCATTGA
- a CDS encoding helix-turn-helix domain-containing protein → MTKRKTVNTLELLSINGLCQIVGVSEHTAANWIENFNTHIPQTTELGVTYYHPEAIETLKFIKACKNKNYQTEQIKEMLANKISPITMERTIEDVQESLDQGNYKENILTVMQTIGKTVSNVADQEKSIKSLEEQHNEQNKRIKDMEKQAKEINNLKQEIKALKQEQTPAKEYEIKKESFAKLFEQQKEDHDCFNQIRKKLHQET, encoded by the coding sequence ATGACAAAAAGAAAGACGGTGAATACATTGGAATTGTTAAGTATCAACGGGCTATGTCAGATTGTTGGCGTTTCAGAACATACGGCAGCAAATTGGATCGAAAATTTTAATACCCATATCCCGCAAACAACAGAGCTGGGCGTTACGTATTATCACCCGGAAGCGATTGAGACATTAAAATTCATTAAAGCATGTAAAAATAAAAACTATCAGACGGAGCAAATAAAGGAAATGTTAGCAAATAAAATTTCTCCTATCACAATGGAACGAACCATAGAAGATGTGCAAGAGTCATTAGATCAAGGAAATTACAAAGAAAATATTTTAACAGTGATGCAAACAATTGGAAAAACAGTTTCCAATGTCGCTGATCAGGAAAAATCAATAAAGTCCTTAGAAGAACAACACAATGAACAAAACAAGCGAATCAAGGACATGGAAAAACAAGCAAAAGAAATAAATAACTTAAAACAAGAAATCAAAGCTTTAAAGCAAGAACAAACACCAGCAAAAGAATACGAAATAAAAAAGGAATCATTCGCGAAGCTTTTTGAACAACAAAAGGAGGATCACGATTGTTTCAACCAGATAAGAAAAAAGCTGCACCAGGAGACTTAG
- a CDS encoding DUF2187 family protein yields MFQPDKKKAAPGDLVEFKKDDLLLTGITLPSKCKNSIIIEISSENDLETINYRYPNTVVAHNKYRVIDKRTK; encoded by the coding sequence TTGTTTCAACCAGATAAGAAAAAAGCTGCACCAGGAGACTTAGTGGAATTTAAGAAAGATGATTTACTTCTAACGGGAATAACGCTGCCATCTAAATGTAAAAATAGTATTATCATTGAAATCTCTTCAGAAAATGATTTGGAAACCATTAATTACCGTTACCCTAACACGGTAGTTGCTCACAATAAATATAGGGTTATAGATAAAAGAACAAAATAA